Proteins encoded by one window of Haematobia irritans isolate KBUSLIRL chromosome 2, ASM5000362v1, whole genome shotgun sequence:
- the LOC142227111 gene encoding pleckstrin homology domain-containing family H member 2-like — translation MLELITSNSAQDSLRRRLEEILKLMLMVWAREGHVLSKLTHGEYGVDKTVVVKSDSGEFGFRIHGSKPVVVAAIEPDTPAESSGLEVGDIIISVNGVKVLDKHHTEVVKIAHDGCEKLELEVARTLGVLMNEQQEPPIQVVYSGYLWRQSGQAKGSPNTKKWVQRWFVLRSDNCLYYYKTEEDTQPVGAMIMAKHTVEPCPLKVGRPHAFKIDSGEGIPLYVAGDNEDVSNRWMNVLKKAVAQENSWLDKSARNLYKQPSHILRPDCFGYLMKLGSKWCGWSKRYCVLKDACLYFFHDGISKSALGMVCLHGYKVSSMSAAASGKKYSFEIIPPEPKLRHYYFYTESEMEKKRWISALEYSIDRWIKSG, via the exons atGTTGG AGTTGATAACATCAAATTCGGCCCAAGATTCTTTGAGGCGGCGTCTAGAGGAAATTCTCAAATTGATGCTTATGGTATGGGCCAGAGAAGGTCATGTCTTGTCAAAGCTAACACATGGCGAATATg GTGTGGACAAGACCGTGGTGGTGAAAAGCGATTCGGGAGAATTTGGTTTTCGCATACATGGCTCCAAACCTGTTGTAGTGGCGGCCATTGAACCCGATACCCCAGCTGAAAGTTCTGGCCTGGAAGTTGGTGATATTATAATTTCGGTTAATGGTGTAAAGGTCCTCGATAAACATCATACGGAAGTGGTGAAAATAGCCCATGATGGTTGTGAGAAATTAGAGCTAGAGGTGGCTCGTACTCTGGGCGTTCTAATGAATGAACAGCAAGAGCCTCCCATACAGGTTGTCTACAGTGGTTATTTATGGCGTCAAAGTGGACAGGCCAAAGGATcaccaaataccaaaaaatgggtGCAACGATGGTTTGTTTTGCGTTCGGATAATTGTTTATACTACTACAAGACTGAAGAG gaTACTCAACCTGTGGGTGCCATGATAATGGCCAAACATACCGTTGAACCCTGCCCCCTTAAGGTTGGTAGACCTCATGCATTTAAGATTGATTCGGGCGAAGGTATACCCTTATATGTGGCTGGAGACAATGAAGATGTATCAAATCGATGGatgaatgttctaaagaaagcaGTGGCCCAAGAAAATTCATGGTTAGACAAAAG tgCCCGTAATCTTTACAAACAACCTAGTCATATTTTGCGACCTGATTGTTTTGGCTATCTAATGAAATTGGGTTCGAAATGGTGTGGCTGGTCTAAACGTTATTGTGTTTTGAAAGATGCTTGTTTGTATTTCTTTCATGATGGCATTTCAAAATCTGCTTtgg GTATGGTGTGTCTCCATGGCTATAAAGTATCGTCCATGTCAGCTGCTGCTTCTGGCAAAAAATATTCCTTTGAAATTATACCACCTGAACCGAAATTACGGCATTACTATTTTTACACTGAATCCGAGATGGAGAAAAAGAG atggATCTCAGCTCTTGAATATTCCATAGATCGTTGGATAAAATCTGGGTAA